A stretch of DNA from Cellulomonas fengjieae:
CGCGTGCGATCGCGCTCATCGACGAGATCGAGCCGGCCCGCCGGGGGATCTACGGCGGCACGGTCGGCTACTTCGACTTCGCCGGGGACATGGACATGGCGATCGCCATCCGCACCGCGCTGATCCGCGAGGGACGGGCGAGCGTGCAGGCCGGCGGCGGCATCGTCGCGGACTCCGTGCCGGCGGTGGAGTACCAGGAGTCGCGCGACAAGGCGGCCGCGGCCGTGCGTGCGGTGCAGGTGGCGTCCCGGCTCCGGCGGGCCGGCGGGTGACCGCTCCGGCACCGACGGCCCGGCGACGGGGACGTGGCCGGGCGGCGGCCCTGCTGCTGGTCCTCGCGGGCCTGACAGCCGTCGTGGCCGTGCCCACCTGGTTCACCACGACCGGCACCGACCCCCTGCGCGGGACGGTCAGCGTCGAGGTCTCCGGCACGCAGGTCGCACCGGCCGTGGTGGCCGGCGCCGTCGTGATCCTGGCCGCGGTCGCCGCCGTCGGCCTGGTCGGGCGCATCGGGCGGTGGTTCGTCGCCCTCGTGGTCGTCGCGGTCGGCGTGCTCGTGGTCGCCACGACCCTCGGCGTGACGACCGACCCGGTGGCCGCGGTGACGCCGTCGGTCGCGGCGCAGACCGGTGTCGGCCGCCTCGACGGGCCTGTCACGACCACCGTCTGGCCGTGGGCCGCCCTCGCGGTCGGCGTGCTCGACGTCGTGGCCGGCGCGTGGTTCGCCGCCGCCTCGCGGACGTGGTCGGGGCCGTCGCGACGGCACGAGACGGGACCCGCGGCCAGCGCGGTGCCCACCGGGCAGGCACCCGACGAGCGGTCCGACTGGGACGCCCTCAGCCGCGGCGACGACCCGTCCTGACGTGCAGCGGCGTACCGGGCTGGGCCCGGAGGGTCGGATAGGGTGGGCGCAGAACCGAGCACGAAGGGCAACTACTGATGGCTGACGACTCGCTGGCGCACCGCGCCCAGCACGCCACGACGACCGAGACGATGCACCTGCCGCCGAAGGCAGCACCGACCAACCACGGCAAGACGCTCGCCGCGTGGTTCACCACCTACGGCGTCATCATCTCGTTCACGATCGCCGCTCTGGGGGTCGCGTTCGCGCTCGCCTGGCTCTTCTGGGTCGGCATGGGCCTCGTCGTGGCGACCCTCGTGGTGGGCAAGGCGCTCCAGCTCTCCGGCCACGGCCAGGGCGGCGACAAGACCCGTGCCCGCCAGGCACGTTCCGGCGGGCACTGACCCGCACCAGCTTCACCGCCGCCCGCAGCGGGCGCGCGTCCGCGACCCAGGAGGACCCATGTCGACCCCCAACGAGCCGCAGAACCCGTACGGAGCCGGCGAGCCGCAGCAGCGGCAGGAGCCCGGCGCCGCCCCGCAGTACCCGGCCACGCCGCCGCCCAGCGCTCCCGGTGCAC
This window harbors:
- a CDS encoding HGxxPAAW family protein — protein: MADDSLAHRAQHATTTETMHLPPKAAPTNHGKTLAAWFTTYGVIISFTIAALGVAFALAWLFWVGMGLVVATLVVGKALQLSGHGQGGDKTRARQARSGGH
- a CDS encoding Trp biosynthesis-associated membrane protein produces the protein MTAPAPTARRRGRGRAAALLLVLAGLTAVVAVPTWFTTTGTDPLRGTVSVEVSGTQVAPAVVAGAVVILAAVAAVGLVGRIGRWFVALVVVAVGVLVVATTLGVTTDPVAAVTPSVAAQTGVGRLDGPVTTTVWPWAALAVGVLDVVAGAWFAAASRTWSGPSRRHETGPAASAVPTGQAPDERSDWDALSRGDDPS